Proteins from one Gasterosteus aculeatus chromosome 11, fGasAcu3.hap1.1, whole genome shotgun sequence genomic window:
- the LOC120827775 gene encoding uncharacterized protein LOC120827775, with translation MSKVQMLRCLVKQRLTEAVEEIFGLFERTIAEYEEEASRLKEDNERLKKRPDINLQLRSQEADIQQLLVVKEELPFEQQEWSSSLDQKDPEPPHIKEEQEGLWTNQEGEQLQGLDEANIKFPFTSFTVKSEDDEEEAQSSQLHQRQTEQMETAADGEDFEGPHSARNSDLDKHLKPDSVDKTTDSSEPETDHSDDWNETREPPSGLNSSQSEEVFVSDLTGSTGEKLFRCPECGKLFGFRGNLKIHMRSHTGEKPFSCLVCKKSFTHSRSVQKHMRIHTGERPFSCMVCAKGFIESGDLKRHMRIHTGEKPFSCSVCQKCFTQNGSLQKHMTTHTGEKPFSCVVCGKDFTESGHLKRHMITHGGEKPYSCSICNKSFTHSRSVQKHMRIHTGEKPFCCSVCGKGFIESGDLKRHMRIHTGEKPFSCSVCNNAFAQKGCLQAHMRIHTGEKPFKCSVCHKRFVRKSSLKAHMITHMSENSL, from the exons ATGTCTAAAGTCCAAATGCTGAGATGTTTAGTGAAGCAGCGACTCACTGAGGCTGTCGAGGAGATATTTGGGCTGTTTGAAAGAACGATAGCAGAGTACGAGGAGGAAGCTTCTAGATTAAAAGAGGACAACGAGCGACTAAAGAAACGTCCGGACATAAATCTCCAGCTTCGGTCTCAAGAAGCAG ACATCCAGCAGCTGTTGGTGGTCAAAGAAGAGCTTCCCTTTGAACAGCAGGAGTGGAGCTCCAGTCTGGACCAGAAGGACCCAGAACCCCCCCACAtcaaagaggaacaggagggaCTCTGGACCAatcaggagggagagcagcttcaAGGGCTGGACGAGGCCAATATAAAGTTCCCATTTACTTCTTTCACTGTTAAgagtgaagatgatgaagaggaggctcAGTCGTCACAGCTTCATCAGAGACAAACTGAACAGATGGAAACCGCTGCTGATGGAGAGGACTTTGAAGGGCCACATTCAGCCAGAAACTCAGATCTTgataaacatttaaaaccagATTCTGTTGACAAGACCACAGACTCTTCTGAACCTGAGACTGATCACAGTGATGACTGGAATGAGACCAGAGAACCTCCATCAGGTTTAAACTCTTCACAAAGCGAGGAAGTCTTCGTCAGCGATTTGACCGGTAGTACTGGTGAGAAACTATTTAGATGCCCTGAGTGTGGGAAATTATTTGGCTTCAGGGGAAATCTGAAGATACACATGAGAAGTCATACAGGTGAAAAACCTTTTAGCTGCTTAGTGTGTAAGAAATCTTTTACACACAGTAGAAGTGTACAGAAACACATGAGGATACACACAGGAGAGAGACCTTTCAGCTGCATGGTGTGTGCGAAAGGTTTCATCGAAAGTGGAGACCTGAAGAGGCACATGAGAATTCATACAGGTGAAAAACCGTTCAGCTGCTCAGTCTGTCAAAAATGTTTTACACAGAATGGAAGTTTACAGAAACACATGACGACTCACACGggagagaaacctttcagctgcgtAGTGTGTGGTAAAGATTTCACTGAAAGTGGACATCTGAAGAGACACATGATAACTCACGGAGGAGAAAAACCATACAGCTGCTCCATTTGTAATAAATCTTTTACACACAGTAGAAGTGTACAGAAACACATGAGAATCCACACAGGGGAAAAGCCTTTCTGCTGCTCCGTGTGTGGTAAAGGTTTCATTGAAAGTGGAGACCTGAAGAGGCACATGAGAATTCATACAGGCGAAAAACCGTTCAGCTGCTCAGTCTGTAACAACGCGTTTGCACAGAAAGGATGTTTACAGGCGCACATGAGAATCCACACGGGAGAGAAACCTTTCAAATGTTCCGTCTGCCATAAAAGATTTGTTCGAAAGTCCAGTCTGAAGGCACACATGATAACTCACATGAGCGAGAACTCCCTTTAG
- the coa3b gene encoding cytochrome C oxidase assembly factor 3b yields the protein MAEKGAEGPAKPALTAAQLQLSRRRQELDYWKKNASRLRGRNLLTGMAIGAFVVGMFSYTILSVKQERIVEELDDEVKIQILRGPRTGANS from the exons ATGGCGGAGAAAGGAGCAGAAGGACCCGCCAAACCCGCGCTGACCGCGGCGCAGCTGCAGCTCTCCCGCCGCCGGCAGGAGCTCGACTACTGGAAGAAAAACGCGTCGCGGCTCCGCGGCCGGAACCTGCTGACCGGTATGGCTATCGGGGCCTTCGTGGTCGGCATGT TTAGCTACACAATCCTGTCCGTCAAACAGGAGAGGAtcgtggaggagctggatgatGAAGTCAAGATCCAAATCCTCAGAGGGCCAAGGACCGGCGCCAACTCCTGA